The sequence CGTCGTCTTCCCGCGCAACGCGTCCATCCCCAACGCGAAGCAGTTGCTGGCGACGACGAGCATCGACAACCAGACCGAGCTGGCGATGCGCATCTACCAGGGCGACCACGACACGGTGGCGCGCAACGACCTGCTGGGCGAATTCACCTTCTCCGGCATCGTCCCGGCGAAGGCCGGCACGGTGAACGTGGAGATCATCTTCGACGTGAGCGTGGAGGGCATCCTCACCATGCGCGCGAAGGACCCCGCCACCGGCCGCGAGATGAAGACCACGGTGCGCGTCACGCAGAGCTGAGGGCGCCCCGGAAACACCGCGGCGCCCCTGCCTGCTGAAGGCGAGGGGCGCCGGGTGGGAAGCAACGACCGCCGGGGGAAACCTCAGGCGGTCTTCTTTTCCTTCTCCATGACGATCTGCGGAGGCTCGTGCTTGGTGATCACCTGCTCGGTGATCTTGCACTCCTTGACGCCCTCGCGGAACGGCACGTCGTACATGATCTCCAGCATCGCGTCCTCCATGATGGCGCGCAGGCCGCGCGCTCCGGAGTGACGGCGCATCGCCTCGCGGGCGATGGCGCGCAGCGCTTCCTTGGTGAAGGTGAGCTTCACCTTCTCGATCTCGAACATCTTCTGGTACTGCTTCACCAGGGCGTTCTTCGGGATCGTGAGGATGGTGACGAGGTCATCCTCCTTCAGGTCGTTGAGCGTCGCGATCATCGGCAGACGGCCGATGAACTCCGGAATCATTCCGAACTTCATCAGGTCTTCCGGCTCGGTCATCGCCAGCAGCTCACCCACGCTGCGCTCTTCCTTGTGGGTGATCTTCGCGCCGAAGCCCAGGCCCTTCTCACCCACGCGGCGCTTGATGACGCCGTCGATGCCGTGGAAGGCACCGCCGCAGATGAAGAGGATGTTGGTCGTGTCGACCTGGACGTACTCCTGCTGGTTGTACTTCTTGCCGCCGCGCGGGGTGACGTTGGCGCGGGTGCCTTCGATGATCTTCAGCAGGGCCTGCTGCACGCCCTCGCCGCCCACGTCGCGGGTGGCGCTGGGCATGTCGCCCTTGCGCGCGATCTTGTCGATCTCGTCGATG comes from Corallococcus macrosporus and encodes:
- the clpX gene encoding ATP-dependent Clp protease ATP-binding subunit ClpX, giving the protein MKKEHHVNLSCSFCGKSQREVRKLIAGPTVYICDECIKLCNDIIADENEREEGKPQVSLPTPLEIKAFLDDYVIGQDQAKKVLSVAVYNHYKRIYQKKPAARPRPGVKSPGGEDVELQKSNILLIGPTGSGKTLLAQSLARFLNVPFTIADATSLTEAGYVGEDVENIIQNLLHNADYDVEKAARGIVYIDEIDKIARKGDMPSATRDVGGEGVQQALLKIIEGTRANVTPRGGKKYNQQEYVQVDTTNILFICGGAFHGIDGVIKRRVGEKGLGFGAKITHKEERSVGELLAMTEPEDLMKFGMIPEFIGRLPMIATLNDLKEDDLVTILTIPKNALVKQYQKMFEIEKVKLTFTKEALRAIAREAMRRHSGARGLRAIMEDAMLEIMYDVPFREGVKECKITEQVITKHEPPQIVMEKEKKTA